The stretch of DNA GTTCACGGTTTTGAGTGGTATCTAAGCTTAGAACGCTGGCTCCCCCTTCATCTCTTCAATCTCCAAAACTACCGCACAGCAAGGCACCCAGCTATCTGTAAGCAGCTTTTGTCAGTCAATCAGGGCTGGGATTCCGGCTCTGGCCCACCCTGTTGCAAATGGGTCCGTAGAGCCAGGGTTGTGCCCACCCCTGCGGGATAGTCTTTGTAGGGTTGTGGCTGACGACTCCAATCCAGTTGGCGAGTGTTACGGGCTAGTCCTTCTGGGGAATATTTGGTGAACTCGTGGTAGAGCAAACTGGCGCACGAAGAAGGCTCAGACATGGCGAGGCAGAAATGAGGCAGAGGGATGCCACAAGTGTACTGTTCTGGAGGGTTTTGCTTAGGCCAGTTTCCTCCAGCGGCCATCGGGAATCAGCACACAACCCTGCACCTGCTCCGGTCGGCCCAAGTAAATCCAGGCAAAGTTGCCACTGTCCAGACACAGCCACTGCCGTTCGTAGACATGGGGATGCTCCTCCAGTTCATCCAACCGGGACAACAACCCCAATGGGATCCGGTAACACTCGCCGTAAAGTCGGTTTTGTCCGGGAATGGCCATCGGGTAAGGGCCGAGATCGTAGAGATCGATTCCTCTTAGGCTGTCTTCCCGCAAAAATTCTGCCCCACTCATCAAGCTGTGGTACTGGCCACCCCGCAGCAGGGATCCGTACACAAAAACCTCTGTGGTGGTTTGCCCATCCATGCATTTCATCCGTTCGACTCTCTCCAGGTCAGGGAGATTGAACCCATTTTTGGCCGATGCGCGGTTCGGATCCCGCCAGCAACCGTTCAATATTGCGCCGGTGGGTGGCAACTACGTAAACTCCTCCCGCCAGAGCAAACAACAGGTAGGGCAAGGGCTGATCTGTACTCCACATCAATACAGGAGCCGCCACTGCCGCCAAAATGGAGCTGAAGGAAACGATGCGGGTGAGGGCAATCCCCAGCAGCCACACTCCAAAAATTGCCAGTGCCACCGGCCAAGCCATCGCCAACAAAATGCCCAAGCTAGTGGCCACCGATTTGCCCCCCTTAAAGCCCAGCCAACAGGAGCGGCTATGGCCGATGATCGCCAGGAAAGCGGCCAACACCACCCACCACGGGGATCCCAACGCCCCTCCCAATCCAACGGCGGCGGCTCCCTTAAACGCATCCACCAGCAACACCAGCAGCGCCGGCCCTTTCCCCAAGGTGCGCAACACATTCGTCGCCCCCGTAGAGCCGGATCCCTGGGTGCGGATGTCGATGCCCCCCCACCAACGCCCCACCCAATACCCCGTCGGGATTGAGCCGAGGAAGTAGCCACCGACCCCAGCAAGGAGGGCCAAAAGCGGTGCAGGCATGGCCAAGTCTTGAATGCTCCCCCTTCACTTTGCCATATTGTTTGCCTCAAGACGGCTGAAAACCAGGGACTGCCGCAACCACAGCTCCCTTGTAACCTCCCTCAGAAAAAAGAGCTTCCCAAAAAGATTGATGACCTTGATTCACCTGATCAACATCCCCGTCGCCAATACTTCTGTGAATCCGGCCTGCAGTACGGGGGTAGCCCTGTTTGTCGGCGATTGGGCAGTGGCGCAACTGTGGTTGTTCTGGGTGGCTCCCATTCTCGGGGCATTACTGGGATCCCTGATTTACCGAGTGATCAGCGGTGAGATAGAGTTGCCCCCGGCAGAGGTGGGGACTGAACCGCAAACCTAACCAATGGCTGTTTGTGCTGAGGGTCTTTCTCTCTATCAGGACATCTTTGCCGGCAGGGCATCTTAGGACGATTTTGAACTCGCTACCCAGCGATTCAACTGGCATTGTGCCCAAGAAATGAGGATGTTAGCCTGTTGCCAGAGATGCCCTCAGCCTCCTGTACATCTGGTATCATGCCCAGTACGCGCATCCCTGACAGCTCCACAGGCCCCCTCTCACAGGTGTTACAGAGCTTGGTGGAGAACTCCTACTTGTTTCGCGGCTGGGATCCCGTTGCTCTGGCCGGGGAGCTGAAGGTCGAAGTCAATCAAATTGAGAAGTTCTACGCCAGCCAGTCTCTTTTTACTGCTTTCCAGCCGGAAAAATCGCTACAGAACCTCTACGTTGTGCTTGCCGGCGGGCCGATCATCATTCGCAGTAGCCCACTGGATCGGGTTATTGGCATCAATTACCCCGGCAGTTGCTTGGGCATGCGCAATTTGCCCTTTAGCTACGGCCTCCTGGATTATGCCTTTCCCAGCTTGGTGGAAGCCTACAAAACCACCACCGTTTTGCGCATTTCTCTAGAGGCCTTTCAAGAGTTGTACCGCAACCACGAAAACCTCCAGCATCGCTACAAACGCCTCTTTGAGTTGCGGGAAAAGTTTCAATATCATCTGCTCAATTGCAGTGCCTATCCACCACAGGCCGTGGCCACTGTGCTCAAAGCCCTGGTTTATCAAGAACAAGCACTAGGCAGCCAACCGGATTCTGCCGGTACTTTTACCTTCGACCTCCCCATTGATATCATCGCCCGGGCCAGCCAGCTCAACCCCCGCACTGTGGAACAAGTGCTCAAGGGCATGAGCCAAGTTGGGGTGATTCAACTGCATCCAGAAGCTGGTGGGGATGGCCTCTCGATTCAAGATTTGGAACAACTGGATGAGATCTACGGCATCACCCGTGGCAAGGTGAACTGGTGGCCCCTAAGCCGATAGTTTTCGACTATATCTGACAATAATTCAATAATTAAAATTAAGCAATTAAGCTCAAAAACAGTTGAGCCAGCTCATACCCTCTAGGACTCACAGATTTTGAATCAAGCGGCAATCGAGAGTTTCCCTTGGGTTTGTGGATGAACCATCGGCAAGGTGAAATGGAAAGCACTACCCTGATCCAGTCCGGCAGATTCCGCCCAAATCCGCCCCCCCATGGCTTCGATGATCAATCGGCAAATGGCTAACCCCAGGCCCGTCCCCCCCACCGAACGCCGCAGGGATCCCTCCGCCTGGTAAAACCGGTCGAAGATGGCCTGCAACCGATCCGGCTCAATGCCCCGCCCGCTATCAGCGACGGTGAACTTCACCATCCCTACAGATCCAACAGCGGCTTCTACCACCTCGACTCGGATCCAGATTTGTCCACTGGCAGGGGTAAATTTGCAGGCATTGTCCAGTAACTTGCGCAACACCTCCACCAGCCATTCCCCATCCGCACGCACCATGGGTAACCGCTTGGGCATCACTTGCTCAATGGCGGGTAACGCCTCATGCCGACGCCGCGCCTTGATGTTGCTCAGGGCCAAATCCACACATTCTTGGGCTGATAGGGGTTCAATGTGCCAACGGATACGACCACTTTCCAGCTTAGAGAGGGTGAGAAAATCCTGCACCAATTCCCGTAGCCGACTGGCATCTTGCAGGGCAGTGTTCAACATTTCCTGTCGCATCTCCAAGGGCATATCCGGGTCGCTGGCCAAAGACTCTAGGCAAACCTGGATGGTGGACAGGGGGGTGCGTAGTTCGTGCCCCGTGACGGCAATCAGCTCTGATTTAGCCTGATCCAGGGCTTCCAGTTGTTGGTTGAGTTCCTCCAGGTGTTGATAGGCTTCTGCCTGCAGCAGGGCGACCCCCACTTGGTTGGCGATGGCTTCGGCCAGTTCCAGGGTGGCCGATTGCCAACGATGGGGTTGCTCATGGTGCAGCTCTAGGATGCCCAGCAGCCGTCCTTGGTAGAGGATCGGCATGGCCACCCAAGCGCGAATTTTGGCACTACGCCACAGCTCCGGCATCCGACCCAGATGCTGATGGTTCTCGCTGTCTTCGCAACATACCAGCTGCCCCGACTGAATCGCCTCCCGCAAAAAGGGGTTGATTTGAATGGGCCAGAGGGATCCCTTCAGGCTGCCCATCGTGAGCGTGCGATACTCCTGCTCGATCCGAACCTCAGGGGCTTGGCCGTCGTAGCGGTAGATTAAACACCGCCCCACTTCTGCCACCTGCCCCAACTCCTGCACGGCAATGGCGAGAATGTCACTGGGATCCAAAGACTGCCGAATGGCACTGCTGATACGGTTGATCAGGTGCTCTTTGCGCTCTTGGGCCTGAATGGTGCGGTAGGTGCGCTGCAGTTTGTATTGCCCCGCCTGGAGGTAGGTAATCAATCGTTCTGTGAAAGGGCCGGGGTTGAGTTGGCTGGTGCTGTCCGCCAGGGATCCCTCTAGGTACTGGCGAATTGGCTCAATGCGAGGGGTCAAATCCGGTCGATAGCCGAGGATTTTAGGCAGCAGAGCCAAAGCTGCCTGTGTGGTTGTGAGGCGATCGAAAGACCAAATCCCATCAAATTGCCGGGCTGTATCCATATCGCTGCCCCCCCAGGATGAGTTGCGCTTCACCCGCGCCCGTTCCCGACAAACCAAGCAGGTGGCGTAACTGGCATCAATCACAATCACATGCCACTCTTGAGCCAAGGGATCCGCCGGATCCAGAGGGATGGTGTGGTAGGGCAGATCCGTTTGAGCAAAGTCCGTTTCCGGGGTTGCCAACACAAAGACATCCTGGGCCACTGCGCTGATGCGACGGTAACGGCGGGCCTCCTGGCGGTAGTAGCGTTCCTTTTGAAAGTTGGCGAAGACCCACGGGGATCCCTGCCCTTGTAACACCTGATCCTCGATGGCATGGCTAAGGGCGACCAGGGAAGATTTGAAATACAGTTGTGGGCGTAGGTGTGGCAAAACCTCCAACAGATCGCTCAGTAGGGAAGTACGACTCTGACGGCTCTGGTGAGGAATCGGTCTAGAGCGGGTGGAGGTCATAGCCCTAACGGCAAAACGAGCAGGTCATGGGTGATCAGCACAGAGAATCAGCACAGGCTCACTGTTTAGTCTAACGGTTGGGATCCCAGAGAATGAGGAGCTTAATGAGCTGCAAGATCCAGCTGGCTTAAACTAAGGATTATGAAGTTGTGTGTGGGCCAAATGTCGGGATCCCGGTATAGCCAAGAAGACGTGCAACAGATCCTACAACGGGCCATTGCCCGCCAACCGCGTCTGGGCGAGTTTACCCGTCCTCAACTGCAAGAAATGGCTGCGGAGCTGGGGATCACCTCGCAAGAGCTGGAGCTGGCCGAACGGGAATGGGAAGCTTGGCAACAGCTAAACAGCCAGCATCAGGAGTTTCAGCGCTACCGCCGCCGTCAGTTCTACCACTTGCTTGGGCGCTATGGGATCGTCAATGGCTTTTTGGTGGGGTTGGACTTACTCTCTGGGGGAGGGCTGTCTTGGTCATTGTTTGTGTTGATGGGCTGGGGCTTGGCGGTTTCCCTCAAGGGCTGGAATACCTACCATACCGAGGGAGAACGCTACGAGAAAGACTTTCACAAGTGGCAGAAGAAACGCTTAAAACGCTAGCTTGAGGATCTGATCCACCACCACCAAGGTTTCCTCATACAGGTGATCTGGGCCCAACCGTTGCAGCTCAGCCGTCAGTAGCGTATCCAGTGAATCGTGCTCAATCGGGGCTACCTGCCGAATCACACAGCTTTGAGCTCCCCCCATGGCCTCCATTCGCATACAGCCTGTGGTTTCCGAACAGAGCACGGTACAAGCATCCGCGCGAATATCGCTAGAAGTGAGGCGCATCCCGATTAGATCCCCCGGTTGGGTCATTTCTGAGGCCAAGGGGACTGCTGCCAGTTCCGCCATCACCTCGCCACCGCTTGCCCTTTGGAAACGAATCCGGTCGATCAAATAGTCGTGTTCCTTGGTCTGGACTCGCTCTATCGGTGTCCACCCCAAACGGCTGGCTAACCAACCCAAGAACAGGAAGGCCTGACAAGGGTTACCGGCTTTGTAGTCGAGGGTTACGCGATCGACCGCCTGTAGAGATTCCCGCCGATCCGGGGGATCAAAAGCCTGCGCAGTCAGTTCCTGCCAGGAGCTGAGCCGTTTCCAGTTCAAATCACCACACTGCCGGCCTTCGGTGGTGAGCAGATACATTTCTCCCAGGTCTTCTTCCGGGTTAACAAAGCCTCGTGAATCAACAATGACACGGTTGCTTAGGGAAACCAGCTTTTGAAACAGGAGGCTGTTCAAGTCCAAATCCCCTTGCCACCACAAGAAGGTGGGCAAACTGGGGATCAACAAAGACGCAACCGTACTGCAGGCGCGCACAAAGGCCGATTCCGGCGCTTTCAAGGTGATGTACTCGCAACACACCAGAGAGCTGCGCTGTTCACGGGTCACCGGGCAGTAGGCCGCCACTTGCGATTCGATGACATCCTCTGCGGATCCCTCCCGTTTGGCGCGCAAGTCAATGACGCGGCAGGGGTTTTGGGTGGCAATCGCCTCCACCGTGGGGGAAGGCAACAGCAGAGCATCATCTAAGGATTCGTACACCACCAGGGTAAAGGTGGCAGCACGGGCAGCAACACTCTCTCCTTTGGAAGACCAGATCTTATTCAGTTCCTGCTCAATATCGTCGATGGAGACATCCTTAGGAGCTTGTAAAGGCAGGACGGCAGCAGATTGATCCATAGTCTCCTCCTGGAGTTGGCTCTTGCTCGATTCTAGGCAACCGGGCTGGGTTGGTAGAAGGGCTTAAGGTCAGGTACAGATTGATCCACTCAAGATTGATCCACTCAAGACAGTTCTCCTCAACGCCCAGAAAAACAAAGAGGCTAGGTAGGTCGTGCCTGAATTTTCAAGTCCAAAGGACAACCGGGATCCCCGATCAACTGAATTTCACGCCCGTTGGCATGGAGGTGTCGCAGGATGAAATAGAGGGTTTCGATCCGCTCCGGCGATCCGACTTTTTCCGCCAACTGACCTAGGGTCAGGGATCCCGCATGACTGCGCACCACCTCAATCACCTGCCGCTGCAGTTCCAGCACCGCACTGGCCGCTTTTTTACCCGCTTCCACTCCCGGTTGATGGTAAGCATTGATGTTGATCAAAGCGGCGTAAAGGCCAACCGCCCGTTCATACAAAGCAATCAAAGCCCCCACCGAGCGGGCATCCACCCGCGGAATGGTCACAGTAATCGAGTCGCGGCCATTTTCGTAGAGGGCTTGCCGCGTTCCCTGCAACAGACCACTCAGGTAATCTCCACTGGTCACCTGCGGCTCCACAAAGGGTGAAGGGATCCCTGGCTCACGATCCTGCAACACCTCGATGAAGGTGACGAAGAAGTTATTGATGCCGTCCCGCAACTGTTGCACATAGGCATGTTGGTCGGTACTGCCCTTGTTGCCATAGACGGCAATGCCCTGCTCAACGCGATTCCCCTTCAAGTCGTGGGATTTCCCTAAGGACTCCATCACCAACTGCTGCAAATAACGGCTGAAGAGCAGCAGCCGATCTTTATAGGGCAAGACCACCATATCTTTGCGCCCCTGACCCTGACCGGCGATGTACCAAGCCAAAGCCAACAGAGCCGCAGGGTTCCGTTTCACCTCCGGCACACGGGTGGCCTCATCCATCGTGGCTGCCCCCGCCAAGAGCGCCCGAATGTCGATCCCTTGCAACGCCGCCGGCAATAGGCCCACTGCCGAGGTTTCAGAAGTGCGCCCACCCACCCAATCAAAAATGGGAAAAACCTCCAGCCATCCCGCTTGTCGAGCCTGGACTTCTAGCTTGCTGCCGGGACTGGTAATCGCTACGGCATGGACAGCAAACGGGATCCCGGCCTTTTGGTAAGCTTGCTCCACTTCCACCAAGCCATTGCGGGGTTCGGGGGTGCCGCCAGATTTGGAGGTGATAATCACCAGGGTCTGCCCCAGCTTGCCCGCCAACCGTGCCAGAACGCGGTCAATGCCATCGGGATCCGTATTGTCAATAAAGTGGATATTGAGGGGAGGGTGCTGAGGCGCCAAGGCTTCCGCTACAAATTGTGGCCCCAGTGCCGATCCGCCAATCCCCACACACAACAGCTCCGTAAAGCGCCCCCCACCGCTGGCCGGAATCATGCCGTGATGGATCTTTTCGGCAAAGGCTTCGATCTGCTCGATGCAACCCTGAATCGCTTGGGTCAGTTCAGGTGTTGGGGCCAGCTCAGGAGCCCGTAGCCAATAGTGGCCCACCTGGCGATGTTCATCCGGGTTGGCAATCGCTCCTGCTTCTAAAGCCTGCATGGCCGCGAAAGCCTCAGCAAAACGAGACTGCAGGGATCCCACCTGCTCCGGGGTGAAGCGAATCCGGCTGATATCCAAAAAAAACTCTAGGCCGGGGTGGTAGTAGAGCCAGTCACAGTAGCGTTGCCAAATTTGGGCGCTGTCCATCGGATCCCTCCTCTACCCAGTTGTTGCCACTTGCCCGCTAGACCGTAACGAGCTTACCAGAGCAGCTGTTGCCCTGGCTCAACCCATCATAGGGCAGGGATATGAAAGTCCCCTTAGGCAATCCTGAATGGGAGATGAAGAGAATAGCTGTGCGGGCTCAGAACATGATGTCGTCTTCGGAGCGACCCCAGATGCACCAGATCAACGAAGCAAAGATCGCCATGTAAACCCAGCCCATTGGGCCAAATTGCAGCATGTCCATCTATACATCCCTAAAAGATTTGTTTATCTACCCCAATTATTGTGATGTTTCGTTACAGCGTCAACAGCTCTCTCAGAAAAACCGTCCCCGGAGGCGCAGCCACAACCGACCCCATCGGCTTGGGATCCCTGACCCTGAGCGTCCTAGGTCTTTATGCTTATTTCAAGTGGGCAATTCTTAGATTTCTGAGAAGAGTGTGCTTATTCTGAGAGGGATCCAGATCCAATTGGATCTCTTATGGGATCTCAGAGGAGAGCCTCAGATATCCCTCAGACATTGAAGCGGAAGTGCATCACATCCCCTTCCTGCACCACGTACTCCTTGCCCTCGCTGCGCAGCAGGCCCTTTTCTTTGGCCGCATTCAGGGATCCCGTCGTCACCAAGTCTTGATAGGACACTGTTTCCGCCCGAATAAAGCCGCGCTCAAAATCGGAGTGAATCACCCCGGCTGCCTGAGGCGCTGTCGCCCCAACCGGAATCGTCCAAGCCCGGGTCTCTTTGGGGCCGGAGGTAAAGTAGGTGCGCAAGCCCAAGAGCTCGTAAGTAGCACGAATGAGAGATTTCAGCCCCCCTTCTTTCACCCCGAGGGAGTCCAGATAAGCCTGCCGTTCTTCTGCGGGCAAATCCAACAATTCCGCCTCCACCTGGGCCGAAACCACCACCACACCCGCCCCTTCAGCCTTGGCAAATTGCCGTACCTGTTCTACCCAGGCATTGCCACTGGCTAAGTCTGTTTCCGCAACGTTGGCGGCGTAGATCACTTTTTTACGGGTCAATAACCCCAACCCTTTCACCAGCAGCTCTTCCTCTTGACTGAGGGGCACCAAGCGGGCCGGCTTACCTTCATCCAAAGCAGCTTGTAACTGTTCTAGGGCCTTGAGCTCCACCTGCGCTGTTTTATCGGATTTGGCCTGTTTGCGCACCCGCTCCACCCGCCGCTCGATCTGGGCCAGATCCGCAAGGGCCAGCTCCAGGTTAATTACCCCGATATCCCGCAAGGGATCCACCGAACCGGCCACATGCACGATGTTTTCGTCTTCAAAGCAGCGCACCACATGCACGACTGCATCCACCTGGCGAATGTGGGACAGGAACTGATTACCCAAGCCCTCCCCTTTGCTCGCCCCTGCCACCAAACCGGCAATATCCACAAACTCGATTTGGCTGGGGATGATCTCGGCTGAGCCGCTGATCTTCCCAAGCACCTGTAAGCGCTCGTCCGGCACCGCCACCCGGCCCACATTGGGCTCGATCGTACAGAAGGGAAAATTGGCCGCCTCTGCCTTGGCATTTTCACAGAGCGCGTTGAACAGGGTGGACTTGCCTACATTCGGTAGGCCAACAATTCCAGCTTTTAGCATCAGGTCTTCAGGTGGAGAGCCACAAACTAGGGCAGCCGGGATCCATTGCGAAACTTTAAGATCCCTCTTCCGACCTTAGCATTGGTTGACTCCTGTCCCAAAGCAGCTTGGTCAGGTGGCGGAGTGGAGCAAAGCCAGGTTGGAGAAGGTGAACCGCTTCTCGACGGATCCCGTTTCGGTCTCGGTTTGGATGCGCCGCTCCGACAGAATGAAGTAGTTGCCAACCTTTTCGTAAAGATCCTCAAACTGGCTGCGTCTCCCCTTCTGTTCCCCCGTTTTGGGGTCGTGATAAACGGAGTCGTAGCGGTGGGAAAGGTAGCCCTCACCGGTATCGTGACTGCTAAAGGTATGAATGGTGACGACCACACCATGAATATGCCGGTGCACCATCGTCACTTGGTTATCCCGCACCCGGTAGCGATCCCCAGCTGCTTTGCCCCCCACCAGAATTTCCACCGACCCGTCCGGTAAGGTCTCGCCGTAGCGAAAGGTGTTCTGGCCGTGGGTATCGGCAAAGCTACGACGAACGCGGTGAATGGCGATCTCCCAAATTTGGTTGTGGATGGCTTTCTGGGCCTCCTCATCCTCCACGCCCATAACCGTGGCCTTCAGGTCTGCCCCCACTCGCACCTGCCCAGTGAATGTCCGTTCTCCATCCCAGTAGGTCACGTCTGCGCTGTAGCCCGGAAAGTCGGGATCCCAGGTGTAGCGGTTTTCGTAAGCGGCCCGGAAGAGATCTTGGGCAGAGACTTGGGTAGCAACCATCATCGGTCTCCTTTCCTATTGCAAGTAGTTCTCAGTGGCATCATACCGTTCCTTGGGGCTAAACTGAACCGTTCCCGTAAGCGGGACAGAGTCCATGGAGTTCATTTGGAGAAAGATTCGGCACAATGGGGAGAGTTTTCTTACCCCTACCGAGCTGTTGAGGACGTCACTATGGCCTACAAACTCTGGATCAACGGCCAATGGGCCGATAGCCAAGGGGGAGGCGTCATGGCCATTGAGAACCCCGCGACGGGAGAAACTTTAGCGGAAGTGGTCGATGCCAGCCCGGCTGATGTGGATCGGGCGGTACAAGCTGCCCAGACGGCCTTTTACGATGGCCGTTGGTCGAAACTCACCCCTGGCGAACGCTCCCTTGCCCTCTGGAAACTGGCGGATCTGCTCGAGGCTCGCTCAGAAGAACTGGCTCGGCTGGAGTCGGAAAATACCGGCAAACCCTACGAGCTGGTCAGTTTAGGGGGGGATTTACCGTTTGCGGTGGATAACCTACGCTTCTTTGCTGCCGCTGCCCGCGATACCCATGGCTCCAGTGCCGGGGAATATGCCAAGGGCTACACCTCTGTATTCCGGAAAGAGCCGGTTGGGGTCTGCGCTCAAATTGCTCCCTGGAATTACCCCTTAATGATGGCCGTTTGGAAAATCGGCCCTGCCTTGGCGGCGGGTTGCACCGTAGTGCTCAAGCCTGCTCCCTCCACACCCCTGACCACCCTGATGCTGGGGGAACTGATCGCTGCTGCCGGGATCCCAGATGGTGTGGTCAATATTCTGTCTGGGGGCAACGAAACGGGGCAAGCCCTGGTGGAACACCCGGATGTGCGCATGGTCAGCCTGACGGGATCCACCGCAACGGGCAAAAAGGTGATGCGGACTGCGGCAGACACCCTAAAACGGGTTCATTTGGAGCTGGGTGGCAAAGCCCCCTTCATCGTGTTTGAGGATGCGGATATTGAGACCATCGCGGCCAAAGCCACCTTTGCGGCCACCATCAATACCGGCCAAGACTGCACCGCCGCCACCCGTGTCTATGTACAAGAAAGCAAACTGGCTCAAGCCCAAGAAGCGATTGTTGAAGCAATGCGCAAAGTAACCCTGGGATCCCCTTTTCAATCGGGGGTGGAAATGGGCCCCTTCGTTTCAGCAGCCCAGCGGGAACGAGTCATGGGATTTGTGGAGCGGGCTAAGGCGGCTGGGGCAAAGGTGTTAACAGGAGGGCGGATCCCACCGGAGTTTTCCCAAGGGTACTACTACGAGCCAACGGTGATTACCAATGTTGATCAACGAGCAGAAATCATTCAAAGTGAGGTCTTTGGGCCTGTTCTCACCCTCAGTCCGTTCCGCGAAGAAGCGGAGGCGCTACGGTTGGGCAATGATGTCCTATACGGCTTGGCGGCTTCTGTGTGGACTCAAGACATCGGGCGGGCGATGAAGTTTGCCGCCGATCTGGAGTTCGGCACCGTCTGGATTAACGACCATATTCCCCTTGCCTCAGAGACCCCTCATGGCGGCTTTAAGCAGTCTGGGTTTGGGAAGGATCTCTCGGCGGAGGCAGTGCGAGACTACCAGGTTACCAAGCATGTAATGATTGCTACCAGCTAGTAGCCCCACACCATCACGAATTTCAAAAAGTTTTGGCCAGGAGACGCGCTAGCGTGTCCTTGGCGCAAAGGGCTGTACCGACAGCTTAGCCCGAATCTCGAATCTATCTTTATAGCCCTAGCTTTCCAACCGAAAAATGTGGGCCGGCATCGTCCAGGGATCCAACTTAATGTAGTTGCTGGATCCCTGCCAAGAATAGTGGCGGCCATCCAACAGATCCGTCAGCTTAAAGGTTTGCCAATGTTCCAAGTCCAAAGCCGCCAGGTTTAGGTTGACCCAACCGGATTGAATGTGAAAAGGATCCAAATTCACAGCGATCAAAATGCGATTGGAACCCTCAAAGGTGCGTTTGGAATAGCAAATGAGAGCATCATTGTCGGTGGGGTGAAACACCAAGCTCCAGTCACTTTGCAAGGCCGGGTTTTGCCGACGAATGTGGTTAACCGTGGCGATCAAAGGTCGCAGATTGTCGGGGGTATCGAGATCCCAGTGACGGATCTGATATTTCTCAGAATCCAGATATTCTTCGCTGCCTTTGCGTACCGGACGACCTTCACACAGCTCAAACGCGGGGCCATAGATGCCATAGCTTGCTCCGAGGGTGGTGGCCAAAATAAAGCGCACCATAAACGCTGGGCGACCCCCCGTTTGCAGAAACTCATGCAGAATATCGGGGGTATTCGGCCAAGGGTTGGGGCGGTAATACTCCCGCATCGGGGTTTGGGTCAGCTCCGTGAAATACTCCGTCAAGCCCCATTTGTCGTTGCGCCAGGTAAAGTAGGTATAGGACTGGGTAAAGCCTAGCTTAGCCAAGGATTTCATCAGTTTCGGGCGGGTAAAGGCTTCTGCCAAAAAGATTGTCTCCGGGTGCTGAGCTTTGATCTCAGCAATACACCACTCCCAAAAACCAAAAGCCTTGGTATGGGGATTATCCACCCGAAAGATACTGACCCCTTGGTCGATCCAATACTGGATTACACTTTTTAATTCCTCCCAAAGGGCCTGCCAATCTTCGGTTTCAAAGTTAATTGGGTAAATATCCTGATATTTTTTGGGTGGATTTTCTGCGTATTGAATGCTGCCATCGGGGCGCTTTTTGAACCATTCCGGGTGCTCCTTCACATAGGGGTGATCCGGAGAGCATTGAAAGGCAATATCCAAGGCAATATCGATGTTCAACTTTTTGGCCTCAGCCACCAACTCATGAAAGTCCGCCAGGGATCCCAGTTGGGGGTGAATCGCCTTGTGTCCTCCTTCTGGCCCGCCAATCGCCCAAGGGGATCCGGGATCCCCCGGTTCAGGGGTCATGGAGTTGTTTTTGCCTTTGCGGAAGGCCCGCCCAATGGGATGGATTGGCGGTAGATAGAGAATATCGAAGCCCATCTCCGCGATCATCGGCAGGCGGGCGATG from Thermostichus vulcanus str. 'Rupite' encodes:
- a CDS encoding alpha-1,4-glucan--maltose-1-phosphate maltosyltransferase, yielding MLLSNAHATMWPAEGRQRAIIESVTPEIDGGRYAIKRTVGEYVVVEADIFGDGHDQLSAVLCFREAGTERWQEVFMEPIGNDRWRGQFQLSRMGQAHYTIQAWVDHFKTWQQDLHKRVEAGQDVSVELLIGAELIERAAQLQRGDIHDKLRSYAHRLREAQDAAIETALSPNLGELMRVYGERPFVSTYPERRVWVDPIKARFSAWYELFPRSCGPDEHTHGTFRDVIARLPMIAEMGFDILYLPPIHPIGRAFRKGKNNSMTPEPGDPGSPWAIGGPEGGHKAIHPQLGSLADFHELVAEAKKLNIDIALDIAFQCSPDHPYVKEHPEWFKKRPDGSIQYAENPPKKYQDIYPINFETEDWQALWEELKSVIQYWIDQGVSIFRVDNPHTKAFGFWEWCIAEIKAQHPETIFLAEAFTRPKLMKSLAKLGFTQSYTYFTWRNDKWGLTEYFTELTQTPMREYYRPNPWPNTPDILHEFLQTGGRPAFMVRFILATTLGASYGIYGPAFELCEGRPVRKGSEEYLDSEKYQIRHWDLDTPDNLRPLIATVNHIRRQNPALQSDWSLVFHPTDNDALICYSKRTFEGSNRILIAVNLDPFHIQSGWVNLNLAALDLEHWQTFKLTDLLDGRHYSWQGSSNYIKLDPWTMPAHIFRLES